In one Rhizobium leguminosarum genomic region, the following are encoded:
- the otsB gene encoding trehalose-phosphatase: protein MQSVENPVQDDSATQEMLSLVLEEPDHWAMFLDIDGTLLNLAPTPDAIEVPEALPGQLHRLSNKLGGALALVTGRSLAYADALFKPFAFPTAGLHGAEIRSAAGMQTVEATPEFQALKHVLTAEAEHYPGVLIEDKGAAVAAHYRLAPEYEKVLEDRMHHYAELAGPNWALQLGKMVFELRPARSSKGDALERFFQSDPFRNRCPITIGDDLTDESMFAIANARGGVSVRVGAIGAPSCATSRLSSSALVRNVIAALAA, encoded by the coding sequence CTGCAGAGTGTGGAGAATCCCGTGCAGGACGATAGCGCCACCCAGGAAATGCTTTCACTGGTCTTGGAAGAGCCGGATCATTGGGCGATGTTTCTCGATATCGACGGGACGCTGCTCAATCTTGCGCCCACGCCGGACGCGATCGAAGTCCCGGAAGCGCTTCCCGGGCAACTTCACCGCCTGTCGAACAAGCTCGGCGGCGCCTTGGCACTGGTCACCGGGCGGTCGCTTGCTTATGCAGACGCGCTGTTCAAACCCTTTGCATTTCCGACGGCAGGCCTTCATGGCGCGGAAATCAGGAGCGCCGCGGGAATGCAGACGGTCGAGGCGACACCTGAGTTTCAGGCGCTGAAGCACGTGCTGACTGCGGAAGCCGAGCACTATCCGGGAGTTTTGATCGAGGACAAGGGCGCGGCTGTTGCCGCCCATTACCGGCTCGCGCCCGAATATGAAAAGGTACTCGAAGACCGCATGCACCACTATGCGGAACTGGCCGGGCCGAACTGGGCATTGCAGCTCGGCAAGATGGTCTTCGAGTTGCGTCCCGCACGATCGAGCAAGGGCGATGCGCTGGAACGGTTTTTCCAGTCCGATCCTTTCAGGAACCGCTGCCCGATTACCATCGGCGATGACCTGACCGACGAGTCGATGTTTGCGATCGCCAATGCGCGCGGCGGCGTTTCCGTACGGGTCGGTGCGATCGGCGCTCCGAGCTGTGCCACGAGCCGGCTGTCCTCCTCTGCACTTGTCAGAAACGTCATTGCCGCCTTGGCCGCCTGA
- a CDS encoding ROK family protein, whose amino-acid sequence MAKSSSDPRDEVNAPLAHGALSLPLVTIDDYNNELRDKDGFVGDNANKKTFQMKLDDWRKRIRKVGDDPIGKTATAKLSKKKIDAFLNGDDMEAAALIMGAVEDFAQDFADVIGKFLKDKRWVKTERIVVGGGFRQSRFGELTIARTMVILKAAGIDVEVVPIVHHPDEAGLIGSVHLMPRWMFKGHEAILAVDIGGTNVRAGVVKFGKEDAPNFADASVWESAIWRHADDEPSRTATIEKLAAMLHELIGKAEKANLKPAPIIGIACPGIIKADGSIERGGQNLPGGNWESDSFNLPAALMKAIPKIGDDSTFVMMHNDAVVQGLSQIPFMNDVSRWAVLTIGTGLGNAHFTNREATKAR is encoded by the coding sequence ATGGCCAAAAGCAGTTCCGACCCCCGTGATGAGGTCAATGCCCCGTTGGCACATGGCGCGCTAAGCCTGCCATTGGTGACGATCGACGATTACAACAACGAACTGCGGGACAAGGATGGTTTCGTTGGCGACAATGCCAACAAGAAGACTTTCCAAATGAAGCTCGACGATTGGAGAAAACGCATCCGCAAGGTCGGAGACGACCCGATCGGCAAGACCGCGACGGCGAAGCTTTCCAAGAAGAAGATCGATGCCTTTCTCAACGGCGACGATATGGAGGCAGCGGCATTGATCATGGGAGCGGTGGAGGACTTTGCCCAGGACTTTGCCGACGTGATTGGAAAGTTCCTGAAGGATAAGCGCTGGGTCAAGACGGAACGCATCGTCGTTGGCGGCGGCTTCCGGCAGAGCCGGTTCGGCGAGCTGACCATCGCCAGGACCATGGTTATCCTCAAGGCGGCCGGCATCGACGTCGAGGTCGTGCCAATCGTTCACCATCCTGATGAGGCTGGACTGATCGGCTCGGTCCACCTGATGCCGCGCTGGATGTTCAAAGGCCACGAGGCGATCCTGGCCGTTGATATCGGCGGCACGAACGTTCGCGCCGGCGTCGTTAAATTCGGAAAGGAGGACGCTCCGAACTTCGCGGATGCGAGCGTATGGGAGTCAGCCATTTGGCGCCATGCCGATGACGAGCCAAGTCGCACCGCAACCATCGAGAAGTTGGCGGCGATGTTGCACGAACTGATCGGCAAGGCGGAGAAGGCCAATCTCAAACCTGCGCCCATCATCGGGATCGCCTGCCCCGGCATTATCAAAGCCGATGGCTCCATCGAACGCGGCGGACAGAACCTGCCGGGCGGAAACTGGGAGAGCGACAGCTTCAACCTTCCCGCCGCGCTGATGAAGGCCATACCTAAGATCGGCGACGACAGCACATTCGTGATGATGCACAACGACGCCGTCGTGCAGGGATTGTCGCAGATCCCTTTTATGAACGACGTGTCGAGATGGGCGGTACTGACGATCGGTACGGGTCTGGGCAATGCCCATTTCACCAATCGCGAGGCAACGAAGGCGCGATAG
- a CDS encoding amino acid ABC transporter permease, with amino-acid sequence MGYTLNFGAVWRNFDFLLSGLALSLGLAVISILIGAAIGLAVAFALTSKSRFAVVPARVYVTVIRNLPILVLVLFAFFALPQMGLRLDKIKSFVLVLSLYSGAYLAEVFRAGLLSIPRGLTEAGLAIGLTGMQIRSSIIAPLMLRNVLPSLSSTIISLFKDTSLAAAIAVPELTFAARKINVESFRVIETWMVTSALYVVTCFLIAAVMRFVERRLALPR; translated from the coding sequence ATGGGTTACACGTTGAACTTCGGCGCCGTCTGGCGCAATTTCGATTTTCTTTTGAGCGGGCTCGCGCTCAGCCTCGGCCTTGCGGTGATCTCGATCCTGATCGGGGCTGCGATCGGTCTTGCCGTGGCATTCGCGCTGACGTCCAAAAGCCGCTTCGCAGTCGTGCCTGCACGGGTCTATGTCACGGTAATCCGCAACCTGCCGATTCTCGTCCTGGTGCTCTTCGCCTTTTTCGCGCTGCCACAGATGGGCTTGCGCCTCGACAAGATAAAAAGCTTCGTCCTGGTCCTCTCCCTCTATTCCGGCGCCTATCTGGCCGAAGTGTTCCGCGCCGGGCTGTTGTCGATCCCGAGAGGATTGACGGAAGCCGGCCTCGCCATCGGCCTGACGGGAATGCAGATCCGCAGCTCCATCATCGCGCCGTTGATGCTGCGCAACGTGCTGCCATCGCTGTCCTCGACGATCATCTCGCTCTTCAAGGACACCTCGCTCGCCGCCGCCATCGCCGTGCCGGAGCTGACGTTTGCTGCCCGCAAGATCAATGTCGAGAGCTTTCGCGTCATCGAAACCTGGATGGTCACCTCGGCCCTCTACGTCGTGACCTGTTTCCTCATCGCCGCCGTGATGCGCTTCGTCGAGCGCCGCCTGGCCCTGCCGAGATAG
- a CDS encoding amino acid ABC transporter permease — protein sequence MTHTFLEQLWIARYVIINGVGVTVSISLLAILAGSVLGVFVGLALVYGNVVLRVAVRAYTDIIRGTPVLVLVLASYYVSAAVGLDLGPFSAGVLALAIFCSSHVGEIVRGALQAIPKGQTEAAKAIGLTFTQTFTSVLWPQAMRQCLPAWVNTAAEMVKASTLLSVIGVAELLLRTQEIISRNFMSLQFYFLAGGLFFIVNYGIEHFGRYVERKTALPS from the coding sequence ATGACCCACACCTTTCTCGAACAACTCTGGATCGCCCGCTACGTCATCATCAACGGCGTCGGTGTGACCGTGTCGATCTCTCTGCTGGCCATCCTCGCGGGTTCCGTCCTCGGCGTTTTCGTCGGTCTGGCGCTCGTCTATGGCAATGTTGTTTTGCGTGTGGCCGTGCGCGCCTATACCGATATCATCCGCGGCACGCCGGTGCTCGTGCTCGTGCTGGCAAGCTACTATGTCTCCGCCGCCGTCGGTCTCGATCTCGGGCCGTTTTCAGCCGGTGTGCTCGCTCTTGCGATCTTCTGCTCCTCGCATGTCGGCGAAATCGTGCGCGGTGCGCTTCAGGCGATCCCGAAGGGGCAGACAGAAGCCGCCAAGGCGATCGGCCTGACCTTTACCCAGACCTTCACCTCGGTGCTGTGGCCGCAGGCAATGCGCCAGTGCCTGCCGGCATGGGTGAATACGGCGGCCGAGATGGTGAAGGCCTCGACGCTGCTTTCGGTCATCGGCGTCGCGGAGCTTCTCCTGCGCACGCAGGAGATCATCTCCCGTAATTTCATGAGCCTCCAGTTCTATTTTCTAGCCGGTGGTCTCTTTTTCATCGTCAATTACGGCATCGAGCACTTCGGCAGATATGTCGAGCGCAAGACCGCCCTGCCGTCCTGA
- a CDS encoding amino acid ABC transporter ATP-binding protein, whose product MANTILDIKGLRKTYGIHEVLKGVDCAVGEGEVISIIGSSGSGKTTLLRCVNMLEEFQGGTISLDGEEIGYRAEGATRRRKSEKEIARQRALTGMAFQQFNLFPHMSAAENVMLGLVKVKKMTKPEARAIAEKWLDRVGLAARTNHYPGQLSGGQQQRVAIARAIAMSPRLMLFDEVTSALDPELVGEVLQVIKGLAADGMTMLLVTHEMRFAYEVSSRVIFMNQGVICEEGDPKEMFVRPKTERLAEFLKTSSFN is encoded by the coding sequence ATGGCCAACACCATTCTCGACATCAAGGGTCTGCGCAAGACTTACGGCATCCACGAGGTCCTCAAAGGCGTCGATTGCGCCGTAGGGGAAGGCGAGGTCATTTCCATCATTGGCTCGTCCGGCTCTGGAAAGACCACCTTGCTGCGCTGCGTCAACATGCTGGAAGAATTCCAGGGCGGTACGATCAGCCTCGATGGCGAGGAGATCGGCTACCGCGCCGAAGGCGCGACGCGCCGCCGCAAGAGCGAGAAGGAAATTGCCCGCCAGCGCGCACTGACCGGTATGGCTTTTCAGCAGTTCAATCTCTTCCCGCATATGAGTGCGGCTGAAAACGTCATGCTCGGCCTCGTCAAGGTGAAGAAAATGACGAAGCCCGAGGCCCGCGCCATCGCCGAAAAATGGCTCGATCGTGTCGGCCTCGCCGCGCGCACCAACCACTATCCCGGACAGCTTTCCGGCGGCCAGCAGCAGCGCGTCGCCATCGCCCGCGCCATCGCCATGTCACCGAGGCTAATGCTGTTCGACGAAGTGACCTCGGCGCTTGATCCGGAACTGGTGGGCGAAGTGCTGCAGGTCATCAAGGGGCTTGCCGCCGACGGCATGACCATGCTGCTCGTCACACATGAAATGCGCTTCGCCTACGAGGTTTCATCACGCGTCATCTTCATGAACCAGGGGGTTATCTGCGAGGAGGGAGATCCGAAGGAAATGTTCGTGCGGCCGAAGACCGAACGGCTCGCAGAATTCCTCAAAACCTCGAGTTTCAATTAA